One window of the Zea mays cultivar B73 chromosome 3, Zm-B73-REFERENCE-NAM-5.0, whole genome shotgun sequence genome contains the following:
- the LOC103650850 gene encoding uncharacterized protein — MASKSGEPRMTLLGVVLLLGLLQLSQHAAPVGADESAAPTKKNTSFSFHNTAGGRTLSSFSVNGAYSKKPVGKGN, encoded by the coding sequence ATGGCGTCCAAGTCCGGCGAGCCACGCATGACGCTGCTGGGCGTGGTCCTGCTGCTGGGGCTGCTGCAGCTGAGCCAGCACGCGGCGCCCGTCGGCGCCGACGAGAGCGCCGCCCCCACCAAGAAAAATACTAGCTTCAGTTTCCACAACACCGCCGGCGGCCGCACTCTCAGCAGCTTCAGCGTCAACGGCGCCTACAGCAAGAAGCCCGTCGGCAAGGGCAACTGA